The following proteins are encoded in a genomic region of Lachnospiraceae bacterium KM106-2:
- a CDS encoding iron-sulfur cluster assembly ATPase protein SufC, producing MLELRNITYEVDDDNKDILKNVSVTIKDHFVAITGPNGGGKSTLAKMIAGIIKPTSGQILLDGEDITDLSITERAKKGISFAFQQPVHFKGLTVKDLITIAAGRKMNVSEICEILSEVGLCAKEYIDREINNSLSGGELKRIEIAMIAARGTKVSIFDEPEAGIDLWSFHSLIKVFEKMRDEINGTIIIISHQERILDIADQIIVIADGEVKEVGTKQKVLPELLSTATAAEACKILIDKVER from the coding sequence ATGTTAGAACTGAGGAACATTACATATGAAGTAGATGATGATAATAAAGATATCCTAAAGAATGTAAGCGTAACGATCAAGGATCATTTTGTTGCGATTACAGGACCGAACGGAGGAGGAAAGTCAACACTCGCTAAGATGATCGCAGGAATCATAAAGCCAACAAGTGGACAGATTTTACTAGATGGAGAAGATATTACAGATTTATCTATCACAGAGCGTGCTAAGAAAGGAATTAGCTTTGCATTTCAACAGCCGGTTCATTTTAAGGGACTAACCGTAAAAGATCTGATTACCATTGCGGCTGGCAGAAAGATGAATGTAAGTGAAATCTGTGAGATCCTTTCTGAAGTAGGTCTGTGTGCAAAAGAATATATCGACCGAGAGATCAATAATAGTTTATCGGGCGGAGAACTAAAAAGAATTGAGATTGCCATGATCGCAGCCAGAGGAACGAAAGTTTCTATATTTGATGAACCAGAGGCAGGAATCGATCTTTGGAGCTTTCATAGTTTGATCAAAGTATTCGAGAAGATGAGAGATGAGATCAATGGAACGATCATTATTATATCTCACCAAGAGCGTATTCTTGATATCGCTGATCAGATCATTGTGATCGCAGATGGAGAAGTGAAGGAAGTTGGTACGAAACAGAAAGTACTTCCTGAATTGTTAAGCACAGCCACTGCAGCAGAGGCCTGTAAAATACTAATCGATAAAGTTGAGAGGTAG
- a CDS encoding transcriptional regulator, MarR family, with protein MKENPGRLISILYRKSQMFWCQLLKEYEVSAAEYPVLMILYRQDGRTQENVVSELAIDKSAITRVVKSLEEKGFIERKKDEVDKRCNRIYLTEKGHLLKKPIEKGIMEWNGILQKDMSNEESDEVMRLLNQMVDNIQEQSEKKEKRKDQ; from the coding sequence ATGAAAGAAAATCCAGGTAGATTGATTTCTATATTGTATAGAAAAAGCCAAATGTTTTGGTGCCAGCTTTTAAAGGAATATGAAGTTAGCGCTGCAGAATATCCAGTTCTGATGATTCTATACCGACAGGATGGGAGAACGCAAGAAAATGTGGTATCCGAACTTGCTATTGATAAGTCAGCGATCACTAGAGTTGTAAAGTCGCTAGAGGAAAAAGGATTTATTGAAAGAAAGAAGGATGAAGTAGATAAGAGATGTAATCGCATTTATCTGACAGAGAAAGGGCATCTTTTAAAAAAACCAATTGAAAAAGGAATTATGGAATGGAATGGTATCTTACAAAAAGATATGTCCAATGAGGAAAGTGATGAAGTTATGAGACTTTTAAATCAGATGGTAGATAATATACAAGAGCAGTCAGAGAAGAAGGAAAAGAGAAAGGATCAATAG
- a CDS encoding multi antimicrobial extrusion protein (Na(+)/drug antiporter), MATE family of MDR efflux pumps, protein MKEQGRMNPLGQEKISKLLRQFAVPSIIAMLVSSLYNIVDQFFIGQRVGELGNAATNISFPLSISCVAIALLFGIGGASAFNISMGKGEFDPEEKEKAVFYMGNAAVSMFGCGVILLLITQLFLTPMLRFFGSPTNVMEYAKVYTRIVSFGFPFVIFATGGGHLVRADGRPKYTMISNLTGAVINTILDAVFVFGFNWGMAGAAYATIIGQFVSAVMVFYFLRHCKTVKIERKHLKVRAAYVQRISSLGAAPCSNQLAMMVVQIVMNQSLKYYGSLSVYGEAIPIACAGIISKVNMVFMSFIIGISQGLQPIVSYNYGAGHYKRVKKAYIMSIGCGFVLAVIAFLLFHFAPRQIISIFGNGSEEYFQFAIQYFKVFLFFTFINFMQPITSNFYTAIGKPGIGMFLSLTRQIIFLLPLLLLLPRFVGIDGIMYSGPIADLLAGIVCISMIVFELKRKEYQAK, encoded by the coding sequence ATGAAAGAACAAGGTCGTATGAACCCATTGGGGCAAGAAAAAATCAGTAAACTACTACGACAGTTTGCCGTACCGAGTATTATTGCAATGTTAGTGAGCTCTCTTTACAATATTGTAGATCAATTCTTTATAGGACAAAGGGTAGGAGAATTGGGTAATGCAGCAACTAATATCTCATTCCCATTATCGATTTCCTGTGTGGCGATCGCATTATTATTTGGTATCGGTGGAGCTTCGGCATTTAATATCTCTATGGGTAAAGGAGAATTTGACCCAGAGGAGAAAGAAAAAGCAGTCTTTTATATGGGAAATGCTGCAGTCAGCATGTTTGGATGTGGTGTCATCCTCTTACTGATCACACAATTATTTTTAACACCGATGTTACGATTCTTTGGTTCTCCGACTAACGTTATGGAGTATGCAAAAGTCTATACAAGAATTGTTTCCTTTGGTTTCCCTTTTGTTATTTTTGCAACTGGCGGCGGGCACTTGGTCCGTGCAGACGGAAGACCAAAGTATACGATGATCTCTAATCTTACCGGTGCGGTGATCAACACGATCTTAGATGCAGTTTTTGTATTCGGATTTAATTGGGGAATGGCTGGAGCAGCTTATGCAACCATTATCGGACAGTTCGTATCTGCAGTAATGGTATTTTACTTCCTTAGACACTGCAAGACTGTTAAGATTGAGAGAAAGCATTTAAAAGTAAGAGCAGCTTATGTGCAACGTATTAGTTCTCTTGGAGCCGCACCATGCAGCAATCAGCTTGCCATGATGGTAGTACAGATCGTCATGAATCAGTCGTTAAAATACTATGGTTCCTTATCTGTATATGGAGAAGCAATTCCAATTGCTTGTGCAGGAATCATCTCAAAAGTAAACATGGTATTTATGTCGTTTATCATTGGTATCTCTCAAGGATTACAGCCAATTGTAAGTTATAACTATGGTGCAGGACACTATAAACGTGTTAAGAAGGCATATATAATGTCTATCGGTTGTGGATTTGTATTGGCAGTCATCGCATTTTTATTATTCCATTTTGCTCCAAGACAGATCATTTCAATCTTTGGAAATGGATCAGAAGAATACTTCCAGTTCGCAATCCAATATTTTAAAGTATTCTTATTCTTTACCTTTATTAACTTTATGCAGCCGATCACTTCTAATTTCTATACTGCGATCGGTAAGCCGGGAATCGGTATGTTCTTGTCTTTAACAAGACAGATCATCTTCCTATTACCATTGCTTCTTTTGCTTCCACGTTTTGTTGGAATCGATGGAATCATGTACTCAGGTCCAATTGCGGATTTATTAGCAGGTATTGTATGTATTTCTATGATAGTATTTGAATTAAAGAGAAAAGAATATCAGGCAAAATAA
- a CDS encoding pyrrolidone-carboxylate peptidase — translation MKVLITGFDPFEKETVNPAYEAVKMLPEQIAGAKVIKLEIPTVYTKAGATVEKAMEEHKPDVVICVGQAGGRSSITIEKVAINLAEARIKDNEGNQPMDKALHEDGETAYFTNLPCKAVVKELRENNIPAHISYSAGTFVCNDVMYHVLYLINKKYHNVRGGFIHVPYVLQQVIEKPVGTCSMSVETITKGLELAIKAIVENETDINLQVGTIM, via the coding sequence ATGAAAGTTCTTATTACAGGATTTGATCCATTCGAGAAAGAAACAGTAAACCCAGCATACGAAGCAGTGAAAATGCTTCCAGAACAAATTGCAGGTGCCAAAGTGATTAAGCTTGAAATCCCTACGGTATATACAAAAGCTGGTGCAACAGTGGAAAAAGCAATGGAAGAACACAAACCAGATGTTGTTATCTGTGTTGGACAAGCAGGCGGAAGAAGTTCGATCACAATTGAAAAGGTTGCGATCAATCTTGCAGAGGCAAGAATTAAAGATAATGAAGGCAACCAGCCAATGGACAAAGCATTGCATGAAGATGGTGAGACAGCATACTTCACAAACCTTCCTTGTAAAGCGGTAGTTAAAGAGTTACGTGAGAATAACATCCCAGCGCATATTTCTTATTCAGCAGGAACATTCGTATGTAATGATGTTATGTATCATGTCCTTTACTTGATCAATAAGAAATATCATAATGTACGTGGTGGTTTCATTCATGTGCCATATGTCCTTCAACAAGTGATCGAGAAACCAGTTGGTACTTGCTCTATGTCAGTAGAGACAATTACCAAAGGGCTTGAATTAGCAATTAAAGCGATCGTAGAAAACGAGACAGATATTAATCTTCAAGTTGGAACGATCATGTAA
- a CDS encoding nodulin 21-related protein has translation MKALLKAQQGEMDAVLLYQKLARLTKDEHAKEQFLQIASDEGKHASIIKGYTGKIIRPKSLKSNLVGTLYKVLGHNKTLKILASGEMKSIAGYAKLVERYPKIKEIMDDEERHAKIAMSLMK, from the coding sequence ATGAAAGCATTGTTAAAAGCACAACAGGGTGAAATGGATGCAGTTTTATTATATCAAAAACTAGCCAGATTGACCAAAGATGAGCATGCTAAGGAACAATTTCTTCAGATTGCATCAGATGAAGGAAAACATGCGTCCATTATTAAGGGATATACTGGTAAGATCATCAGACCAAAATCATTGAAATCGAATTTAGTAGGAACACTTTATAAAGTGCTAGGTCACAATAAAACATTAAAAATCCTAGCGAGTGGTGAGATGAAATCAATTGCTGGTTATGCCAAGTTGGTTGAACGATATCCAAAAATTAAAGAGATAATGGATGATGAAGAGCGTCATGCAAAGATTGCCATGAGTTTAATGAAATAG